A section of the Primulina eburnea isolate SZY01 chromosome 1, ASM2296580v1, whole genome shotgun sequence genome encodes:
- the LOC140829192 gene encoding uncharacterized protein, which produces MEHPFFPTTTTRAEALRWLTISEKLLSARDLMGSKSFATRARDSDPTLTPADQILAIVDTLLVGDSRIGNNQQDWYSILRLTPQHGRDSELIASQYRNLALILNPQRNKFPFAEQAFRLVVDAWSVLSDPSRKSIYDKELAFYLHSQQQQQQQPDPFHNPIPTLPQNFMFFGPSGPSNVAQPQVHAGGSSSGGSVHFPPQVQQLHMAQQQVDSVSVGSTREQQNFMSFASPSNLGFGSPSGSKSSQEPVYKQTQPSYSGFPAGNLGFASWSTQEQVNNNKQKEALQDYPSVDDKTKNDACASENVEDGVNEEEMETVCVQEEGNEGDLSFWTTCPYCFYVYEYPREYADCTLRCQNCRRAFQAVVIPPPPTVDGQEGYFCCWGFLPLGVSMENWEKNRAAASTWTPFSPMFSFPGMRRGRGRKNSGPRVYYDDDDVFVEMSEPSDSDDADWQDNNKIKKKKMSNIKGKGSSGMTNRSAKNVQVDKGKNVNAEDGFVSPNGVEVANKTTGEPSKKGATANARKQPGRVAKNFGKLDLNVEFSNETEEPAAAAPRANQGNGPGRGEDDNIEGIGFFDGLDEFLSSLPILNVVGDDKVVKAS; this is translated from the coding sequence ATGGAGCACCCATTTTTCCCGACAACCACCACGCGGGCGGAGGCGCTGCGGTGGCTGACAATCTCGGAGAAGTTGCTGTCGGCGCGTGACCTGATGGGGAGCAAGTCTTTCGCCACGCGGGCGCGTGACTCCGACCCTACGCTCACACCCGCCGACCAAATCCTGGCTATCGTGGACACGCTCCTTGTCGGCGACAGCCGGATCGGGAACAACCAGCAGGACTGGTACTCGATCCTCCGCCTCACGCCGCAGCACGGCCGTGACTCTGAGCTTATAGCTTCCCAGTACCGGAACCTTGCGCTTATCCTCAACCCGCAGAGGAATAAATTCCCCTTTGCCGAGCAGGCTTTTCGGCTTGTTGTTGATGCTTGGTCAGTTCTCTCAGACCCTTCAAGAAAATCGATTTACGATAAAGAACTCGCCTTTTACTTGCATTCGCAGCAGCAACAGCAACAGCAGCCGGATCCTTTTCATAACCCCATCCCCACATTGCCGCAGAACTTCATGTTCTTCGGGCCCAGCGGCCCAAGTAACGTTGCTCAACCACAAGTTCATGCTGGTGGAAGCAGTAGCGGTGGTTCTGTTCATTTTCCTCCTCAAGTTCAACAGTTACATATGGCACAGCAGCAGGTCGATTCAGTTAGTGTTGGGTCGACCCGCGAACAGCAGAATTTTATGAGTTTTGCTTCGCCTTCTAATTTAGGTTTTGGGTCTCCGTCTGGTTCTAAGTCGAGTCAAGAACCGGTCTATAAGCAGACACAGCCAAGCTATAGTGGCTTTCCTGCTGGTAATTTGGGTTTTGCCTCTTGGTCAACCCAGGAGCAGGTTAATAATAATAAGCAGAAAGAGGCATTACAAGATTATCCAAGTGTTGATGATAAAACTAAGAACGATGCATGTGCTAGTGAGAATGTAGAAGATGGAGTGAATGAGGAAGAAATGGAGACAGTGTGTGTGCAAGAGGAGGGAAATGAAGGCGATTTGAGTTTTTGGACTACATGCCCGTATTGCTTTTATGTGTACGAGTATCCTAGGGAGTATGCTGATTGCACTCTGAGGTGCCAGAACTGTAGAAGGGCATTTCAAGCAGTGGTGATTCCACCACCACCAACAGTGGATGGGCAAGAGGGGTACTTCTGCTGCTGGGGCTTTTTGCCATTGGGCGTCTCGATGGAGAATTGGGAGAAAAATAGGGCTGCAGCTTCGACATGGACCCCGTTTTCGCCCATGTTCTCTTTCCCTGGAATGCGTAGGGGACGGGGAAGGAAGAATTCAGGTCCGAGGGTTTactatgatgatgatgatgtttTTGTGGAGATGTCGGAGCCAAGTGATTCAGATGATGCCGATTGGCAGGATAATAataagattaagaaaaagaaaatgagtaATATCAAAGGAAAGGGCTCAAGTGGGATGACCAACAGAAGTGCTAAGAATGTGCAAGTTGATAAAGGTAAGAATGTGAACGCTGAAGATGGATTTGTATCTCCTAACGGGGTAGAGGTGGCAAATAAGACAACAGGTGAGCCTTCTAAGAAAGGAGCTACGGCCAATGCTCGGAAGCAACCTGGCAGGGTTGCCAAGAATTTTGGGAAATTGGATTTGAATGTAGAGTTTAGCAATGAAACTGAGGAGCCTGCAGCTGCAGCGCCTAGGGCGAACCAAGGGAATGGACCGGGACGTGGGGAGGATGATAACATAGAAGGCATTGGTTTTTTTGACGGTCTTGATGAATTTCTCAGCAGTCTTCCGATTCTTAATGTTGTAGGCGATGACAAGGTTGTCAAGGCATCTTGA